From Bradyrhizobium sp. AZCC 1610:
CGAGCACGACCGCATCGTGCAACCCCGGCGCGTCGGTGACCGCATCGAGATTGGCGGTTTCGTCGTCGCCATCCAACCGATGCAGATGGATCGCGGCAATCATCACCTCGCCCCGGGTCAGCCGCCGCAGGCCCTCTTCGCTGCCTTCGGGTAGGCTGGCGAGGCCGGAATTGCTTTCGCGCAGCGCCCATTCCAGCAGCGGATCGTGACTGCCGCCGACGATCGGCGGTGGCGCCACCCGCGCCAGCGCCATGGGCGCGATCAGGCCGGCGGACACCCAGCGGTCGAGCGCTGCGCGGGGAAACAGCCAGCGCCCCGTCACCTTGCTGCAGGGCACCGCACGCTCCGCCACCAGCTCGTAGAGCTTGCGCTCCGAGAGCCGCAGATACTCGGCCGCTTCGTCGGTGGTGAGGAGCTCTGGCATAGGCACCAATATGCATGTAAATGCAGATAATACAGAAATTGACCATACCGGCACCATCTGCGCAAGGTGTCAGTCAAACGGAATTTCCATGCCCAACGACGTAACTGCCCTTCAACTCGTGCTCTCTGGCGATCCCGCGCTGTTCGCCATCGTGCGGCTGTCGCTCTATGTGAGTCTGTCAGCGGTGGTGCTGGCCGCGCTGATCGGCATTCCCCTGGGCGCTTGGATTGCGCTCACGAAATTCCCGGGACGCCAGGGCGTCATCGTCATGCTCAACGCCTTGATGGGCCTGCCGCCGGTCGTCGTCGGTCTCGCGGTCTATCTGACGCTGTCGCGCTCCGGGCCGCTCGGCGCGTTCGGCCTGTTGTTCACACCGTCCGCCATGATCGTCGCGCAGACCGTGCTGGTCACGCCGATCATCGCCGCCCTGACGCGCCAGACCATCGAGGATCTCTGGATCGAATATCGCGACGAACTCACCGCGATGAATCTTAGTCCCCTCGGCCGGGTCGCGGCGCTGATCTGGGATGCGCGCTTCAGCCTGGTCACCGCGCTGCTCGCCGGCTTCGGCCGTGCGGCGGCGGAGGTCGGCGCCATCATCATCGTCGGCGGCAATATCGAAGGCTTCACCCGCACGATGACGACGGCGATTGCGCTGGAAACCTCCAAGGGCGACCTGCCGCTCGCAGTCGGCCTCGGCCTCGTGCTGATCGCGATCGTGATCGCCGTCAACGCACTGGCCTGGACCGCCCGCCGCGCCGGCGAGCGATTGGCGGGATGACCATGCGCGCGCCTTCCGAAGAACTACCGATCGTGTTCGATGGCGTGACGGTTGCGGCAGGCGCCGTCACGATCCTCGATAATATCGCGCTCACTCTGCTGCCGGGCCCGCCCACGGTGCTGATCGGCCCCAACGGCTCGGGGAAATCCACGCTGCTGCGCGTGGCGATGGGGCTGCTCGCGCCGTCGCGCGGGCGCATCACCTGGGGCGGCCTGGAACATGTTCCGCCGCTCAGGCGCGCGATCGTGTTTCAGCGCCCGGCGATGCTCCGGCGCAGCGCCGCCGCCAATATCCGCTTCGCGCTGCGCGCCGCCGGCATCCCGCACGCGGAGCATGCGCGCCGCACCAGCGAGCTCCTCGAACTGGTCGGTCTCGGACCCCTGGCCGACCGCGCCGCGCGAAGGTTATCCGGCGGCGAGCAGCAGCGGCTGGCGCTGGCGCGGGCGCTCGCGCGCGATCCGGCGGTGCTGTTCTTGGACGAGCCGACCGCGAGCCTCGATCCGGTTTCCACCAAGGCGGTGGAAGACATCATCCGCGCCGTCAGCGAACGCAACATCAAGGTCGTGATGGCGACCCACGATCTCGGCGAGGCGCGCAGGCTCGCCGGCGACGTCGTCATGCTTCACCGCGGCCGCATCGTGGAGACCGCCACGGCTGCGTCGTTCTTCGATAGGCCGCAAACCGCCGAGGCCAAAACATTCCTCGCGGGCGAACTACTCGTTTAATGGGAGAAAACACATGAACATGCTCACACGCCGTCTGGTGATCGCAGTCGTCGCTCTCGTATTCGCCGGCCACGCCGTTGCGCAGGACAAATCGATCGTGGTGGCCTCGACCACCTCGACGCAGGATTCCGGCCTGTTCGGCCACTTACTTCCGATGTTCAAGGCCAAGACCGGCATCGACGTGAAGGTGGTGGCGCAAGGCACGGGACAAGCGCTCGACACCGCGCGCCGGGGCGACGCCGACGTGGTGTTCGTCCACGCAAAGCCAGCGGAAGAAAAATTTCTGACCGAAGGTTTTGGCGTCAAGCGCTATCCCGTGATGTACAACGACTTCATCCTGATCGGCCCGAAGGCCGATCCGGCCGGCATCAAGGGATCGAGGGACATCGTTGCAGCGCTCAGTGCGATCAAGACGAAGGGCGCCGACTTCATCTCGCGCGGCGACAAATCCGGCACGCATCAGGCCGAGCTCAACCTCTGGAAGGTCGCCGGCATCGACATCGCGAAGGACAAAGGCCCCTGGTACAAGGAGATCGGGCAAGGCATGGGCGCGGCGCTGAACACGGCGTCGGCCTCCAACGCCTATGTGCTCGCCGATCGCGGCACCTGGCTGTCGTTCAAGAACCGCAACGAACTCGGCATCGCCATCGAAGGCGACAAGCGCCTGTTCAACCAGTACGGCATCATGCTGGTGAACCCGGAGAAGCATACGAGCGTCAAGAAGGATCTTGGCCAGCAGTTCATCGACTGGCTGGTGTCGTCGGAAGGCCAGAAGGCGATCGCCGACTACAAGATCAACGGCGAGCAGTTGTTCTATCCCAACGCCAGCGATTCCGGCGCGTGATGCGCGTTAATCTACATGAACATTCGTTCAAGCATCGAGCACGGTCTTTATGTCGCACGCCGGAACGTCACGCGCGCCGATCGGTTAGCTCCGACACGTTCATTGGAGTTCGACGATGAAGAAGCTAGCTGTCATGTTCGCCGTTGGTGCTGCCACGCTGATCGGAGGTTCCGCCGCTTACGCCGCCGATAATGCGGTGAAGGCGAAACCGTCGACGGATGTCACGCAATCCCGGATTGCTACGCAATCCTCGACCGACTTCAGCGCGCACCGCCGCTACTATCGCCATTGGGGCCACCACCACTACAGGCCGTACTATCGTAGCTACGGTTACTATGCGCCGCGTCGGTACGGTTACTACGGAGGACCTCGCTATTATGGCGGTGGACCCGGTATCAGCTTCAGCTTCGGCACCGGCGGTTATCGCGGCTGGTAGTGAGACAACAAGCTGACAGCAAAGAGGCCCGCGAGCAGCGGGCCTCTTTCGTTTGGCGGCAACAATTACAGTTCCCGCGCCGCCCGCGATGACTTCGTCCGGTTCGAAGCTGACGCAAGACGCACGACGGATTGTTTCCCCGCCTTGCGCGCCGATGCCTTTGCTGCCAACAGCACAGCGCGGGCCTTTGTCTTTCGGGATACCGCACTGGCATGTCGAGCCGCCGAGCTTGCGACACGCAGTATCCTGACCGCCGCGTACTTCTTGCTCTCGGCAACATACTTCTTGCTCTCGGCAACAACAGTTTCCGCCTTGCGCAACAGTGCGCTGGCGGAAGACGTCAGGTCGACATTCACGGCAGCGATCTGGTCTTGCCGCGACAGGCCGCCGACGCCTTCGCATGGCGCCTTCTGCGGCAGTTCGGTCGGCATGTGGACGGTGCTCTCTTCTTCAGTCCAGGCTTCGGCCTTGTGGCCGGTGATGATCTTGACGTAAGCGCGCGTTTCCTTCGGCAGCGAACTACGGCGCGAGAGCCACTTCTCGATCCTGCCGCCGCCTGCATTATATGCTGCTGCGGCAAGTCCCAGATTTCCGAACTGATCATAGAGCTTGCGAAGAAACTTTGCCGACGCAGGGATCGCCTGCAACGGATCGAACGGGTTTTTCAAACCCATTTCGACGGCCGTCCGCGGCATGAATTGCGCAATGCCCTGCGCGCCTGCATGACTGACTTCCCCGGAACGAAACCTGCTTTCCTGCCACAGCAGGCGCACGAAAAATCCGATCGGGAGATCGTGTTCCTCGGCGGCAGCCTTGACCGCTTCACAGATCATATTCGATGGTGCGGGTTCCTCGTTGGTCGACGCAGCGGCATGAGCCGCGGCATCAGCCGCCGTCGTCGTCTCAGATGGCGCGGCGACATTTTCTGCCTCCTCTCCTTGCGAAGATTCAGCCGACGCAGTCGCAGTTCCGGTTTGGGAGTTCGATGGTGCGGCAGGTTCCGATTGCGCTTCGGCGACGAAAGATGGTTCCGTCCATATTGACTTGTTACTGGAACTTTCAAAATCCGCGGCGACTACAAACACAGCAATCACAACGGCGAAGAGATATCGCATCAACATTCCATTCGTGGTGGGTGATGGCCGGCCGGATAGAAGTCGGATGTGGACATTTCGCGGATTAACTGCGGCAGCGAGATGGTATTCGCACCCGTAGTTCTACCGAGGGGAACTTTTGGAGATGCGCGTAAGAGCGTTTTCAAGCGAAGTGGAAGCCGGTTCGCGTAAAGAAAACGCGTCAAACCAAGAATCGAGAGACCCGTTCCGATGTAATCGGAACGGAAGAGGCTCTCGTGGGCCGATTGCCTACATCGCTCTTTACGCCGCGCTGTATGGTGCGTTTGGCGTGGCCTCGCCGTTCTGGCCGAAATATTTCGAGACCAGAGCGCTGACGCCAGAGCAGATCGGCATCATCCTGGCGGCTGCGTTGTTGATGCGGCTTGTCGCTGGTCCCCTTGTCGGGATGTTTGCCGACGTCGTGCAATCGTTGCGCCTTGTGCTCGCATGCTGCGCTGGCCTGGCGGCCGCAACAGCCGTTGCATTGCTTTGGGCCGATGGCTTCTGGCTGTTGCTTCTGGTGGCGTTGGTTCAAGCGGCAGCGCTGGCGCCAACGACATCGATCGCCGACGCGTTGTCGGTCAACGCAGCCAGGCCGCAGATAGCGGGGAGGCCGTTTGAATATGGCTGGATTCGCGGTTCGGCGTCGGCGGCTTTCGTTTGCGGTACGCTGGTCATCGGGCAGATCATAAGCCCCACCGACCTCACGCGCGTGATCTGGTTGAATGCTGCTCTGCTTGTCGTCGCCGCCGGAGCAACCGCGTTGGTGCCCGGGGGTGCAGCTCAATCGGCGCCGCACAGCGGCGCATCAAAGATTGCGAGCGAGGTTCACGGACTTCTTGGCATCGCGCGGTTTCGAATCCTGATTCTCGTCTCGGCTTTGGTCTATGGCAGCCACGCCATGCACGATGCATTTGCCGTCATCCGCTGGAGCAATGCCGGAATAGATACCTTCGTCATAAGCGTACTGTGGTCGGAAGCCGTCGCTGCAGAAGTCATCGTGTTCTTTCTGATCGGTCCCGCATTGCTCAACCGATTCGGTGCGCGGGGCGCGGCTGCCTTGGCGGCCGCGGCCGGAATCATGCGTTGGTCGATTGCGGCAATGACGAGCTCCGTGATGGTGCTCGCGATTTTGCAGCCCCTGCACGGATTGACCTTCGCTCTGCTTCATCTCGCTTGCATGCGTATGATGGGAAGTCTCATTCCCGCCCATTTGGCCGCAACCGCCCAAGCTCTCTACGCGTTTGGTTCCGGCGTTGTGACTGCCGCATTGACGCTGTTTTCGGGATTCTTCTATGCGAGCTATGGAGGAGGGGCGTTTCTTGCAATGGCGCTTCTCTGCGGCCTCGCATTGCCGCTTGCCTGGTTCGGCTTTTCCGACGCGCGGGATTCGGCGCCGCGCATCGCTTGATGAACTGATCGATGGCATCAGTGGCTGTATCAGGTATACCCTGAGATTCGCGCCGGCAGCATGGCGCCAATCCCTCTGATGAAAGAAGCCCAAAATGAGCGAGCGACTTGAAACGCTGAATAAAGCCCGTGCGCGCATGGTCGAGGACAGGGACGCGCATGCGAAGGTGCTGGCCGCGCCTTTCGACCGCGACAAGGCCGAACGGGCCCGCAACAAGTTCATCGAGATTCAGGTGCTGATCGATGCCCTGGAACGCGCGATCAGCGGAGAGGGAGCCGTTGCGCTTAAAGGCTGAGCCGGGAGCGGAGGTCGTTTTGCTTTCGCCGCGCGGCTTTGCGTTTCCGATTTTGGGCGCCGGCAGCGACTGACGCCGTCAAACGGCCAGCGTAAAAGCCTCATGCACGGACGACTGGACCGCCCCGCCGGTTACGGCTCCTCCGCCCGCAACGTAGATGGCGTCGCCAATGGTGGTGGCGCCCACCGCGTGCCGCGGCGTCGTCATTGGCGCATGAGACTGCCAGGTGTTCGTCTTAGGATCGTAACTCTCCATCTGACCGAAAACAGCGCCTTGCGTTATCTGACCCTTGTCTTGCACGCCGTATTCGCCGCCCATCGCGAACAAGCGGTCGCGATAGACGACGAGGCCGTGGCCGGAACGCGCAGTAGGCAGCGGCGCGCGCTCCTTCCATGTGTCTGATACGGGCAGGTAAACGTGGTGAAGGTCGGTGTTGTATTCAAAGGTGTTGAAGCGGCCGCCGATGATATGGATCGTGCCGTTATAGGCGACAGCTCCGACATGGTCGCGCGCCGCAGGTAGCGCTTTTCGGATTTCCCACTTGTCGGTTTGCGGATCATAGACCTCATGCCAGCCGACGCTGGCGCGCTCGTTGGTCGGAGCTCCGGCGCCGCCGATCAGATGGATCTTTCCGTCAAGCGCGACGGCTGCGGCGGCACCGCGCGACCGCGAGAGCGGTGCGATGGCCGTCCACTTGTCATTAGCCACATCGTAAGCAAACGCATTCGGATCCGGATTGCGATTTTGCTCGATGAAGCCGCCGAGCGCGTAGACCCGGCCGGCATCCGCCACGACAGCGACGTGGTTGGCGCCGCGCGGCAACGGCGCGGCGTTGAACCATCGGTCATTCCCGGGATCGTAAACATGGTGATAGGCGCGGTCGACGCGTCCTTCGCCATAGCCGCCGACAATATGCATGCGCCCCGCCCAGGCGGTGGCCCAGGCCATCTCACTTCGAGGCAGCGGCAATGCCGCCTTGGGAGTCCAGTGCCCCTGCGGGCCCTTCGGCGCGGGACTTTCCACCTTTCGCTGGGCAATCTGCTCGGTCGTGAGGTGATGCGGCGTGCCTCCCTGGAGCCGGGCGAACGGGTCGGAGGAGGGGGCCGCTTCAGGCAGGGCTGTGCCTGACGGCGTGCCATGGCCCGAATGCTGGGCCAGCGCCGGCGTGCAGATTGCCGCACTGGCAGCCGCGGCAACGAAAGCTCTCCGGTTCAGACGCGGCAGATCGGATGTCGAGGACATGCGAGCTCCTGAACTTGGTGTACTGATCGTCAATCGTTGTAACAAACGCGAGTGCGGTCAAGACAACAACTCCGGGAACTGCCGTGCCAACGCACTCAATTGCAGGTGATGGCCGTGAAAGCCGAAATCCGCATATGTAAAGTCTCATGGGTAGGCGAGCGCAGTTGCGTTCGAACCGAAGCTTCATGCGTTGCGGTAGCAGACGCGCGAGCCATCGCCGCAAGTAGATCCAGCATCACAACTGTTAGCTACCTCACACATGAATACTACTGGACGATGTAAGCTCTCACTGTTCGCCGTGAGTAATGATCCTCCGGCTGCACGAACCAATATCGATGCTGAGGGTGGCGACCGGCTGGCTGTCATTGGCTGCGGCGATCGGATGTTCGTGCTGAAAAGCGAACTGCATCGACAGGTGCCCGGCACCGCCGGGCAAACGGGCCGGCGAATGAGCAGCAAACCGAGGCCGAGGACGCAGCGATTGGCGAAGAGGAAACCGGCAACAGGCACACCAACGGGGGAACGCGCTATGGGTCAAATCGGAAGATCTACCGACCCCTCAACCGCTGATAATCGCGACGACGTCGCAGGCAGCGAGGTCGCATCGTTCCGCTATAACAATCCCGGCGCACAATATCCCAGCGCACGCGCCGCGCGTTTCGGCCAGACCGGTTATGGCATCATCGGTGGCGGCCACAAGATCGCGCGCTTTCCCTCGCCGGTGAACGGCGCCGCCTCCAACTTCGATCTCTTGTCGCGCAGCTATGTCGGCATGCGGATCGGCGAAGCCGGAACGAAGTGGACCGGCGCGCACGGCTTCGGCGTGCCCGGCCATGATCCGAACTCCATACTGACAAAGGAAATAGTCGACCATCCCGTGCAGGCGATTGCCTTGCTGAAGGCCATTGCGGGCCGCGAGTCGGGCAAGGGCAACAACTTGACCGAGGAGCAGTGGCGCCAGGCACATCGAATGTACAAGGCCGGTAGCGCCGACGCCTTCTTCGATAGGCTGCCTGCTGTAGCCGTTGTCCAGCCACCCGCGAGCGGCGTGCCGTCGGGCGCCGGTCTGGTGCAGCGCGCCCGCGCGCATATCGGCGAGCAATACGTCAACACGCAGATACCGAAGGACGATCCGCATTGGCATGGTCCGTGGGACTGCGCCGAGTTTGTCTCATGGCTGGTTTATCAGGAAGCCGGCACGCTTTACGGATGCGTTGACGACACCGCGCCGCCGGCCAAGGCAGATGCCTATACGGGCGCCTGGAAGGCCGACCTCGAGCGGCTGGGCAAGCGTGTTTCCGTGGACGAGGCGGCGGCGACTGTCGGTGGCATCGTGCTTCGCTATCCACCGGGTCCGGGCAAGATGGGCCACATCGCGGTGTGCGACGGCAATGGCGGCACTATCGAGGCCAAGGGGCGACGCTACGGCGTGGTGGCCGATACCGTGCATGGCCGCGGATGGCACACCGGCATTCTCATTCCCGGGATCTCCTATGGCGCCGCGGCGCCGATCAAGGTCAACCCGCCTGCCATCATCTATGAGGTCGACGCGCCGAACATGGACATGGCCGTCGTTGCGCGCATCCAGGCGGCGCTGGCCGCTAAGGGCTTCGATCCCGGTTTGATCGACGGTGAGTTTGGGCTGAACATGCAAGCGGCTGTGCTGCGTTTCCAGGAAGCCGAGGGCATGGTGGTCGATGGCGCGGTCGGGCCAGAGACGGCGGCGGCGCTCGGCGTGTCCCTTGGGGCCGAGGCGGTCAAGCCCGGTGTCGCGGTGGTGGAGACGGGCTCGGCCGCCGGCCCGCCCGCGTTCGACCTGCATCAACTGCTCCCGCTCATTCTCATGTTGCTACCGAAGGAGAAACCGATGGCCGCCGATTCTGCCAGGCCGGGCCAAGGCCTCGAACTGCTGCTGCCGCTGATTCTGCAGTCGGCGCTTACCGGCAAACAACTCGACATCACGCAGCTTCTGACGGTGCTTGCGACAGGCAAGCCACTGACGACGCCGGCGGTCACGCCGATCGCGAACGCGCCGGTGCTCGCGCAGCCGGTCAACACCGTCCCGGCACCGGTCGGCTCGCAACCGGTACTGCCGCAGCAGCCGGGCGCCGCCGCGGCGTCGGTCGATCCCATCATGGTGTTGATGCCAATGCTCTATGAGCGGCTGACCGGCAAGCCGTTCCCAGGCACCGAGAAACCGGATGCCCCCGCCGAGCCGCTTGCGCCAGCCATGTCGCGGCCGAGCGTGCAGCTCTCTACCGGCGCGCTCGGCATCGTTACGCTGCTGCAGTCGATAGGCGCTCTCAGTTTGCCTTTCAATCTGGGAGCGATCGCCGGTCAGGCGCCCGCCACAACCGCGCCGGTTTCAGGCTCGACACTGGCGACATTGATTCCGATCATCACCGGCGTGATCGGCGCCACCGGCGGCTTCGGCGCGCTGGGCGGGATCGCGTCGAAGGTGCTGGGCGGACTGTTCAGCTCGTTCGGAAAGAAGTGATCAGGCGGAGATCGGTGCGCGGCTTCTTCGGCGCAGTCAAAAGTGAATGCGCCGGGTAGTCGTTGCGCAACAGAATTGTTGGTGGCGACACCCCGCGCAAAAGCGATTGGAGCTCCTGGCCGAAAATCGTTTCCTTCTGCACGCAGAATGGCGCGCGAGCGAACAATCGCCATACGCCCCATCGGCCGGCTGAATTACGGTGCACTTAATTCGCAGCCGCTGCCCGCGAAGGCGTGACGTGTCGATTGAGTGCACTGCCACCGCAATTCCCATGGCCGGCTGACGCCGCGTCACCTTGCCTCAGTTGGGCTTGGCATGACGGGATGGCCCGTATCCTGCTTTGACAGGTTCGCGCTGACCTGATCCATTTCCCTGATCGAGAGTGACGAGCCATTCAGCACAGTTAAGGAGTCGGCCCCATGAAAGAACCGGAACTTCGAGGCCTGATTGCAGACGTCAAGACCGGCCGGTTGTCGCGGCGGGCCTTTGTCCAGCGAATGATCGCCGTGGGCCTTTCGGCGCCGATGGCCGGGATGATGCTGAGCCAGTCCGGGGTCGCGATGGCGGCGACCGCGCTTCCCTACAAGCCGACCAAGGCCGGCGGCGGCGGCGTGCTGAAACTGATGTATTGGCAGGCCATCACCCTGCTCAATCCCCATTTCGCCGTCGGCACCAAGGATCAGGAAGGCTCCCGGATCTTTTACGAGCCGCTGGCGGGATGGGATGGCGACGGCAATCTGGTTCCGATCCTCGCTGCCGAGATTCCGAGCAAGGAGAATGACGGATTGGCCGAGGACGGCCGCTCGGTGGTCTGGAAGCTGAAACGCGGCGTCAAATGGCATGACGGCATGCCGTTCACGGCCGATGATGTCGTCTTCACCTGGGAGTATGCCAAAACGCCGGAGACAGCGGCAGTCTCGATCGGCAACTACAAGGACATCACGGTCGAGAAGATCGACGACTTCACCGTCCGCCTCACTTTTGCCAAGCCGACACCGTTCTGGGCCGATGCCTTTGTCGGCAACTACGGCATGATCATCCCAAAACACCTGTTCAAGGATTATGTCGGCGCCAAGTCGCGCGAGGCGCCGCACAATCTGAAGCCGGTCGGCACCGGCGCTTATATGTTCGTGGATTTCAAGCCGGGCGACATGCTCCGCGCCAAGATCAATCCCAACTACCACGTCGCCAACCGGCCGCATTTCGATGAGGTGGAGGTCAAGGGCGGCGGCGACGCCGTGTCGGCGGCGCGCGCGGTGCTGCAGTCCGGCGAATACGACTATGCCTGGAACATGCTGATCGAAGAGGACATCCTGCTGAAGCTGGAAGCCGCCGGAAAGGGCAGGGTCAACATTACGCCGTCAGGCAATGTCGAATTCATGTCGCTCAACTCGACCGATCCCGCGGTCGAGGTCGACGGCGAGCGCGCCAGCATAAAGACCAAACATCCGCTGTTCAGCGATCCGGCCGTGCGCCAGGCCATCAATCTTCTGATCGATCGCGCGTCGATCGAGAAATTCATCTATGGCCGCACGGCGCGGGCCACCGCGAACTTCCTCAACAACCCGGAACGCTTCCGGTCGAAGAACACCAAATTCGAATTCAACATCGAGAAGGCCAACCAGATCCTCGAGGCCGCCGGTTGGAAAAAGGGCGGCGACGGCATTCGCGCCAAGGACGGCAAGCCGCTGAAGTTCGTGTTCCAGACCTCGATCAATGCGCCGAGGCAGAAGACCCAGGCCATCGTCAAGCAGGCGTGCCAGAAGGCGGGCATCGACGTCGAACTGAAGTCGGTGGTGGGATCGGTGTTCTTCTCCTCCGATATCGCCAATCCCGACACCTACACGCATTTCTATTGCGACGCGCAGATGTACAACACCACCATGCCGCAGGCCGATCCGCAGTTCTTCATGAACCAGTATGTGTCGTGGCAGGTGGCGAACAAGGAAAACAAGTGGCAGGGGCGCAATGTCTCGCGCTGGCAAAGCAAGGAATATGACGAGACCTACAAGCAGGCCGAACGGGAGCTCGACGCGGTGAAGCGCGCGGCGCTGTTCATCAAGCTCAACGACCTCGTCGTGACAGACAATTACATCCAGCCCATCGTCTCGCGGACCCGGGTCGCGGCGCTCGGCAACAAGCTGACCGCGCATATCTCGGGCTGGGACAACGATCTGTGGCAGCTCGCGAGCTGGTATCGGGAGGCGTGAGACCGGGCTTTCTGAGCTTTCAAATAGCAGCGAGTAAAGGAATAAGAAGCGCCCTGAAGCGGTCCTCCGCAGGCGTCCAACTCTAGCGGTTACGCGCTTCCGTCGCTGCGGTCGGAGCAGACGCTGTTGGCCGACAACCTCCAAACAGGGGTAATCGCCAACTTCTGTGACCGACGTCACGCGGTGTGACGAACTCAAATGGTCTATATTTGCTAGTCGCGAATCGCGCCGTAAATGTCCAGACTCGCGGCGAGTGAGAGAGACGATGCAAAGTGGTCAGCCACCTGACGCGAGGATACTGAGCTATGTCCGAATGGACTTCGTGTGGGATATCGTTTCTCTGGACGAAGCAACCCGCACGGTTCGCGCTATCGCGAAGCTCGATCCTCGCCGATATGAAACCATTCGCAAAGATGATGGGCTGTACTACAGGGATAAGTATCTCGATTTTTTCATTTCAGAAAAGTGCTTAGAGGAGTCCATGGCGGGCGCGGCCGGCTTACCGATGTATTCT
This genomic window contains:
- a CDS encoding ABC transporter permease, with translation MPNDVTALQLVLSGDPALFAIVRLSLYVSLSAVVLAALIGIPLGAWIALTKFPGRQGVIVMLNALMGLPPVVVGLAVYLTLSRSGPLGAFGLLFTPSAMIVAQTVLVTPIIAALTRQTIEDLWIEYRDELTAMNLSPLGRVAALIWDARFSLVTALLAGFGRAAAEVGAIIIVGGNIEGFTRTMTTAIALETSKGDLPLAVGLGLVLIAIVIAVNALAWTARRAGERLAG
- a CDS encoding energy-coupling factor ABC transporter ATP-binding protein is translated as MRAPSEELPIVFDGVTVAAGAVTILDNIALTLLPGPPTVLIGPNGSGKSTLLRVAMGLLAPSRGRITWGGLEHVPPLRRAIVFQRPAMLRRSAAANIRFALRAAGIPHAEHARRTSELLELVGLGPLADRAARRLSGGEQQRLALARALARDPAVLFLDEPTASLDPVSTKAVEDIIRAVSERNIKVVMATHDLGEARRLAGDVVMLHRGRIVETATAASFFDRPQTAEAKTFLAGELLV
- a CDS encoding substrate-binding domain-containing protein; protein product: MLTRRLVIAVVALVFAGHAVAQDKSIVVASTTSTQDSGLFGHLLPMFKAKTGIDVKVVAQGTGQALDTARRGDADVVFVHAKPAEEKFLTEGFGVKRYPVMYNDFILIGPKADPAGIKGSRDIVAALSAIKTKGADFISRGDKSGTHQAELNLWKVAGIDIAKDKGPWYKEIGQGMGAALNTASASNAYVLADRGTWLSFKNRNELGIAIEGDKRLFNQYGIMLVNPEKHTSVKKDLGQQFIDWLVSSEGQKAIADYKINGEQLFYPNASDSGA
- a CDS encoding lytic transglycosylase domain-containing protein, encoding MICEAVKAAAEEHDLPIGFFVRLLWQESRFRSGEVSHAGAQGIAQFMPRTAVEMGLKNPFDPLQAIPASAKFLRKLYDQFGNLGLAAAAYNAGGGRIEKWLSRRSSLPKETRAYVKIITGHKAEAWTEEESTVHMPTELPQKAPCEGVGGLSRQDQIAAVNVDLTSSASALLRKAETVVAESKKYVAESKKYAAVRILRVASSAARHASAVSRKTKARAVLLAAKASARKAGKQSVVRLASASNRTKSSRAAREL
- a CDS encoding MFS transporter, with the translated sequence MRVRAFSSEVEAGSRKENASNQESRDPFRCNRNGRGSRGPIAYIALYAALYGAFGVASPFWPKYFETRALTPEQIGIILAAALLMRLVAGPLVGMFADVVQSLRLVLACCAGLAAATAVALLWADGFWLLLLVALVQAAALAPTTSIADALSVNAARPQIAGRPFEYGWIRGSASAAFVCGTLVIGQIISPTDLTRVIWLNAALLVVAAGATALVPGGAAQSAPHSGASKIASEVHGLLGIARFRILILVSALVYGSHAMHDAFAVIRWSNAGIDTFVISVLWSEAVAAEVIVFFLIGPALLNRFGARGAAALAAAAGIMRWSIAAMTSSVMVLAILQPLHGLTFALLHLACMRMMGSLIPAHLAATAQALYAFGSGVVTAALTLFSGFFYASYGGGAFLAMALLCGLALPLAWFGFSDARDSAPRIA
- a CDS encoding Kelch repeat-containing protein, giving the protein MSSTSDLPRLNRRAFVAAAASAAICTPALAQHSGHGTPSGTALPEAAPSSDPFARLQGGTPHHLTTEQIAQRKVESPAPKGPQGHWTPKAALPLPRSEMAWATAWAGRMHIVGGYGEGRVDRAYHHVYDPGNDRWFNAAPLPRGANHVAVVADAGRVYALGGFIEQNRNPDPNAFAYDVANDKWTAIAPLSRSRGAAAAVALDGKIHLIGGAGAPTNERASVGWHEVYDPQTDKWEIRKALPAARDHVGAVAYNGTIHIIGGRFNTFEYNTDLHHVYLPVSDTWKERAPLPTARSGHGLVVYRDRLFAMGGEYGVQDKGQITQGAVFGQMESYDPKTNTWQSHAPMTTPRHAVGATTIGDAIYVAGGGAVTGGAVQSSVHEAFTLAV
- a CDS encoding peptidoglycan-binding protein, giving the protein MGQIGRSTDPSTADNRDDVAGSEVASFRYNNPGAQYPSARAARFGQTGYGIIGGGHKIARFPSPVNGAASNFDLLSRSYVGMRIGEAGTKWTGAHGFGVPGHDPNSILTKEIVDHPVQAIALLKAIAGRESGKGNNLTEEQWRQAHRMYKAGSADAFFDRLPAVAVVQPPASGVPSGAGLVQRARAHIGEQYVNTQIPKDDPHWHGPWDCAEFVSWLVYQEAGTLYGCVDDTAPPAKADAYTGAWKADLERLGKRVSVDEAAATVGGIVLRYPPGPGKMGHIAVCDGNGGTIEAKGRRYGVVADTVHGRGWHTGILIPGISYGAAAPIKVNPPAIIYEVDAPNMDMAVVARIQAALAAKGFDPGLIDGEFGLNMQAAVLRFQEAEGMVVDGAVGPETAAALGVSLGAEAVKPGVAVVETGSAAGPPAFDLHQLLPLILMLLPKEKPMAADSARPGQGLELLLPLILQSALTGKQLDITQLLTVLATGKPLTTPAVTPIANAPVLAQPVNTVPAPVGSQPVLPQQPGAAAASVDPIMVLMPMLYERLTGKPFPGTEKPDAPAEPLAPAMSRPSVQLSTGALGIVTLLQSIGALSLPFNLGAIAGQAPATTAPVSGSTLATLIPIITGVIGATGGFGALGGIASKVLGGLFSSFGKK
- a CDS encoding peptide ABC transporter substrate-binding protein, whose product is MKEPELRGLIADVKTGRLSRRAFVQRMIAVGLSAPMAGMMLSQSGVAMAATALPYKPTKAGGGGVLKLMYWQAITLLNPHFAVGTKDQEGSRIFYEPLAGWDGDGNLVPILAAEIPSKENDGLAEDGRSVVWKLKRGVKWHDGMPFTADDVVFTWEYAKTPETAAVSIGNYKDITVEKIDDFTVRLTFAKPTPFWADAFVGNYGMIIPKHLFKDYVGAKSREAPHNLKPVGTGAYMFVDFKPGDMLRAKINPNYHVANRPHFDEVEVKGGGDAVSAARAVLQSGEYDYAWNMLIEEDILLKLEAAGKGRVNITPSGNVEFMSLNSTDPAVEVDGERASIKTKHPLFSDPAVRQAINLLIDRASIEKFIYGRTARATANFLNNPERFRSKNTKFEFNIEKANQILEAAGWKKGGDGIRAKDGKPLKFVFQTSINAPRQKTQAIVKQACQKAGIDVELKSVVGSVFFSSDIANPDTYTHFYCDAQMYNTTMPQADPQFFMNQYVSWQVANKENKWQGRNVSRWQSKEYDETYKQAERELDAVKRAALFIKLNDLVVTDNYIQPIVSRTRVAALGNKLTAHISGWDNDLWQLASWYREA